A stretch of Microbacterium sp. LWH3-1.2 DNA encodes these proteins:
- a CDS encoding ABC transporter ATP-binding protein, protein MNQSRNRSSYDGHLLEVSGLSVDFAVDNYWVPAAKSLEYSVDGGSALAIVGESGSGKSASSMAMLGLLPSNARVGGSVKLAGRELIGLKKDALQRVRGSEIAVIFQEPMTALNPVYTVGSQIVETLRIHFGITPSAAKERALELLEMVELPDPLKAFSSYPHQLSGGQRQRAMIAQSISCDPWLLIADEPTTALDVTVQAEILDLMRDLRHRLDSAILLITHDMGVVADLADDIVVMRKGEIVERGTVEGVFASPQHPYTQQLLAAVPRIGDAQGESIDTTAALAGDTSVIRLAEVAAREDDKRRGGLGAPVLDFQDVAIDYPKRGRVPAFRAVEHANFSIYPGEVTGLVGESGSGKTTVGRAAIGLLPIADGKAEVVGYDISKADRRLLHKVHKDVGIVFQDPSSSLNPRLPIGQSIGEPMLLAGLAKGRGLDVKVQELLDAVELPRSYRNRYPHELSGGQKQRVGIARALSLQPKLLIADEPTSALDVSVQATVLQLLRQLQADMGFACLFISHDLAVVDSLADRIIVMHHGKIVEQGATGQILRAPQEDYTRRLIAAIPVPDPEEQRVRREARAALLEAGLEG, encoded by the coding sequence ATGAACCAGTCCCGAAACCGTTCGTCGTATGACGGCCATCTGCTCGAGGTCAGTGGACTGTCCGTCGACTTCGCCGTCGACAACTATTGGGTACCCGCTGCCAAGAGCCTCGAATACTCGGTCGACGGCGGCAGCGCCCTGGCCATCGTCGGTGAATCCGGCTCGGGCAAGAGCGCGAGTTCGATGGCGATGCTCGGTCTGCTGCCCTCCAACGCGCGTGTGGGCGGCAGCGTCAAGCTCGCCGGTCGCGAGCTCATAGGTCTCAAGAAGGATGCCCTGCAACGAGTGCGCGGGAGTGAGATCGCCGTCATCTTCCAGGAACCCATGACCGCGCTGAATCCCGTGTACACGGTCGGCTCTCAGATCGTCGAGACGCTGCGCATCCACTTCGGCATCACGCCGAGTGCGGCGAAGGAGCGCGCCCTGGAGCTGCTGGAAATGGTCGAACTGCCCGATCCGCTCAAGGCGTTCAGCTCCTATCCGCACCAGCTGTCGGGCGGTCAGCGTCAGCGCGCGATGATCGCTCAGTCGATCTCGTGCGATCCATGGCTTCTTATCGCCGACGAGCCGACGACGGCGCTGGATGTGACCGTGCAGGCGGAGATCCTCGATCTCATGCGCGACCTGCGGCATCGACTGGATTCGGCGATCCTGCTCATCACCCACGACATGGGGGTGGTCGCCGACCTCGCCGACGACATCGTCGTGATGCGCAAGGGGGAGATCGTCGAGCGTGGAACGGTCGAAGGGGTCTTCGCCAGCCCGCAGCATCCTTACACGCAGCAATTGCTCGCCGCCGTGCCGCGGATCGGCGATGCGCAGGGCGAATCGATCGACACGACCGCGGCGCTCGCAGGTGACACGTCGGTGATCCGCCTGGCCGAGGTCGCCGCACGTGAGGACGACAAGCGGCGCGGGGGTCTCGGCGCTCCCGTGCTCGACTTCCAGGATGTCGCGATCGACTACCCGAAGCGCGGCCGAGTTCCCGCGTTCCGCGCGGTGGAGCACGCGAACTTCTCCATCTACCCCGGTGAGGTCACGGGCCTCGTGGGCGAGTCCGGTTCGGGCAAGACCACGGTGGGCCGCGCCGCCATCGGACTCCTTCCGATCGCCGACGGCAAGGCCGAGGTGGTCGGCTATGACATCTCGAAGGCCGACCGGCGCCTCCTGCACAAGGTGCACAAGGACGTCGGCATCGTCTTCCAGGACCCGTCGTCGTCGCTCAATCCGCGTCTGCCGATCGGCCAGTCCATCGGCGAGCCGATGCTCCTGGCGGGGCTCGCGAAGGGCCGTGGGCTCGATGTGAAGGTGCAGGAGCTGCTGGATGCGGTCGAGCTGCCCCGCTCTTACCGCAACCGGTACCCGCACGAGCTGTCGGGCGGTCAGAAGCAGCGCGTCGGCATCGCGCGTGCCCTGTCGCTGCAGCCCAAGCTGCTCATCGCGGACGAGCCGACCTCGGCGTTGGACGTGTCGGTGCAGGCCACGGTCCTGCAGCTGCTGCGACAGCTTCAGGCCGACATGGGATTCGCGTGCCTCTTCATCAGTCACGACCTCGCAGTCGTCGACTCGCTGGCCGACCGCATCATCGTGATGCACCACGGCAAGATCGTGGAGCAGGGCGCGACGGGTCAGATCCTGCGCGCGCCCCAGGAGGACTACACGCGTCGCCTCATCGCGGCGATCCCGGTGCCGGACCCCGAGGAGCAGCGCGTGCGCCGCGAAGCGCGTGCCGCCCTGCTCGAGGCGGGCCTGGAGGGCTGA
- a CDS encoding PH domain-containing protein, which produces MAHANDILHSRFNRIMAILVWAAATLIAGVALWGSEPGMAWIYPAAALAVFFGWAALWRPGIAVSGAGVHVRNVTHSVDIPWEALIHVDTKHALTLVTPGRRFAVWSAPAPGMLTSQIIGRRPLHREARSVGGAPRTGDLLGSDSGDAATLVRDEWERRLDSGLVTVGVADELTVSRHWDATVIIAGALLAAATVVVFALTG; this is translated from the coding sequence GTGGCGCACGCGAACGACATCCTGCATTCCCGCTTCAACCGGATCATGGCGATCCTGGTCTGGGCGGCGGCGACACTGATCGCCGGCGTCGCGCTGTGGGGCTCGGAACCCGGCATGGCCTGGATCTACCCGGCGGCGGCGCTGGCGGTGTTCTTCGGCTGGGCCGCGTTGTGGCGCCCCGGAATAGCGGTGAGCGGGGCGGGGGTGCACGTGCGCAATGTGACGCACAGCGTCGACATCCCCTGGGAGGCGCTGATCCACGTCGACACCAAGCATGCTCTGACGCTCGTCACTCCCGGTCGGCGCTTCGCGGTGTGGTCCGCACCCGCCCCCGGCATGCTGACCTCGCAGATCATCGGCCGCCGTCCGCTCCACCGCGAGGCGAGGTCCGTGGGGGGCGCGCCGCGGACGGGCGATCTCCTCGGGAGCGATTCCGGAGACGCCGCAACGCTCGTGCGGGACGAGTGGGAGCGAAGGCTGGACAGCGGCCTGGTCACTGTCGGCGTCGCGGACGAACTGACCGTGTCGCGCCACTGGGACGCCACCGTGATCATCGCCGGCGCGCTGCTGGCTGCAGCCACCGTAGTCGTGTTCGCGCTGACGGGCTGA
- a CDS encoding ABC transporter permease, which translates to MTIPIGENFEAPSEPAADPTQVLTAEEKGLSQGRLILRRFLAHKPALVSIVLFVLIVGFAISATGIFGIPGWWKWNYTSLLPIQNGGKPTLTLWPFSLGDHPFGQNNVGKDYFAMVMRGLVNSAYIMFIIGGIAAFIGVVVGAIAGYYRGWVDSVLMRLTDIVIVIPIIVIGAVVGSAVGGLGPLVLAIFLGFFAWTGIARLVRAEFLSLREREFVEAARVAGASDLRIIFRHILPNAIGVVIVSTTLLIAAAIILETSLSFLGYGVRSPEVSLGLLISQNEAAFQTRPWLFWWPAVFIVILSLLVNFVGDGLRDAFDPRQKRIRFSKVKDLPADAVVESGTATDVPEGVVMTTAGVAVNDGVSSDESAGASGEGEVRR; encoded by the coding sequence ATGACGATCCCCATTGGAGAGAACTTCGAAGCTCCCTCGGAGCCGGCCGCCGACCCGACCCAGGTGCTGACCGCAGAGGAAAAGGGGTTGAGCCAGGGACGGTTGATCCTGCGAAGGTTCCTGGCCCACAAGCCCGCCCTCGTCAGCATCGTGCTGTTCGTGCTCATCGTCGGGTTCGCGATCTCCGCGACCGGCATCTTCGGTATCCCCGGCTGGTGGAAGTGGAACTACACCTCGCTGCTGCCGATCCAGAATGGCGGGAAGCCGACCCTCACGCTGTGGCCGTTCTCGCTGGGAGACCACCCCTTCGGTCAGAACAACGTGGGCAAGGACTACTTCGCGATGGTCATGCGCGGCCTCGTCAACTCCGCCTACATCATGTTCATCATCGGCGGCATCGCGGCCTTCATCGGGGTCGTGGTCGGCGCGATCGCCGGGTACTACCGCGGCTGGGTGGACTCCGTCCTCATGCGTCTGACGGACATCGTGATCGTGATCCCGATCATCGTCATCGGCGCCGTGGTCGGCTCGGCAGTGGGTGGGCTCGGGCCGCTGGTTCTCGCGATCTTCCTGGGATTCTTCGCGTGGACCGGAATCGCGCGACTGGTGCGGGCCGAGTTCCTGTCGCTGCGAGAGCGCGAGTTCGTCGAAGCGGCGCGCGTGGCGGGAGCCTCGGATCTGCGGATCATCTTCCGGCACATCCTCCCCAACGCGATCGGGGTCGTGATCGTCTCGACGACACTGCTCATCGCGGCCGCCATCATCCTGGAGACGTCTCTCTCGTTCCTCGGCTACGGTGTGCGCAGTCCGGAGGTCTCGCTCGGATTGCTCATCAGCCAGAATGAGGCGGCGTTCCAGACGCGGCCGTGGCTGTTCTGGTGGCCTGCGGTGTTCATCGTGATCCTCTCGCTCCTCGTGAACTTCGTGGGCGATGGACTGCGGGATGCCTTCGACCCGCGGCAGAAGCGCATCCGCTTCAGCAAGGTGAAGGACCTGCCCGCCGATGCGGTCGTCGAGAGCGGAACCGCCACCGACGTCCCGGAGGGCGTCGTGATGACGACGGCCGGGGTCGCGGTCAATGACGGCGTCTCCAGCGACGAGTCCGCCGGTGCCTCCGGCGAGGGCGAGGTCCGCAGATGA
- a CDS encoding ABC transporter permease, with product MLSFVLRRIGVSILILIAASFIMYTLVSLAKDPLQDLYASNSPNKDALIAQRTEWLNLDQPIPVRWLGWLAGAARCVIPFGGCDLGVTIQNQDVSVLLGRAMSSTLQLVTAATIFAIVLGITVGIISALRQYSAVDYTFTFSSFFLYSLPSFLMGVLLKVFVALGFNNWLQDPVFSWAWIIGLALISGIFWQAVIGGARQRRLVVFVASVLVTGLMVYGMSVTEWFLDPSIGPVLTPLLIAAFGASMVLLIAGARARYAWRTAGVTVLVLVAAYFALNPFLQSFNVWGVIALFFIAGAAGGVVGFFLGEFDKGPAIRIGVLTGVLGMGVIIVDQYMRNWNSYVNNPRINGRPIPTVGSETPNLQGDFWIQSTDTFMHLLLPTISLMLISFAGYTRYARGGMLETLNQDYIRTARAKGLPERTVVVRHAFRNSLIPITTIVAADVGALIGGAIITERIFAFSGMGALFNSGLNNSDPNPVMAYFVVIAVVAITFNFLADLAYSALDPRVRVK from the coding sequence GTGCTTAGTTTCGTTCTGCGGCGCATCGGGGTCTCGATCCTCATCCTCATCGCCGCATCCTTCATCATGTACACCTTGGTGTCGCTCGCGAAGGATCCCCTCCAGGATCTCTACGCCTCCAACAGCCCCAACAAGGATGCGCTCATCGCCCAGCGCACCGAATGGCTGAATCTCGACCAGCCGATCCCGGTCAGGTGGTTGGGCTGGCTCGCCGGCGCGGCGCGTTGCGTCATCCCCTTCGGCGGATGCGACCTGGGTGTCACCATTCAGAACCAGGACGTCTCCGTGCTGCTCGGCCGCGCGATGTCCTCCACTCTTCAGCTCGTGACAGCCGCCACGATCTTCGCGATCGTGCTGGGTATCACCGTCGGCATCATCTCCGCGCTCCGCCAGTACAGCGCCGTCGACTACACGTTCACCTTCTCGAGCTTCTTCCTCTACTCGCTCCCCTCGTTCCTGATGGGTGTGCTGCTCAAGGTGTTCGTCGCCCTCGGGTTCAACAACTGGCTGCAAGACCCCGTCTTCTCCTGGGCCTGGATCATCGGCCTTGCGCTGATATCCGGCATCTTCTGGCAGGCGGTCATCGGGGGGGCCCGGCAGCGCCGCCTGGTCGTCTTCGTAGCCTCGGTGCTCGTCACCGGCCTGATGGTCTACGGGATGTCGGTCACGGAGTGGTTCCTCGACCCGTCGATCGGACCCGTTCTCACCCCGCTCCTCATCGCCGCGTTCGGCGCGTCGATGGTCCTGCTGATCGCCGGCGCGAGGGCGCGCTACGCGTGGCGGACGGCCGGGGTGACGGTGCTCGTGCTCGTCGCGGCCTACTTCGCACTCAATCCGTTCCTCCAGTCCTTCAACGTCTGGGGCGTCATCGCCCTCTTCTTCATCGCTGGCGCTGCGGGCGGGGTGGTCGGATTCTTCCTCGGCGAGTTCGACAAGGGCCCAGCGATCCGGATCGGCGTGCTCACCGGAGTGCTCGGGATGGGGGTGATCATCGTCGACCAATACATGCGCAACTGGAACTCCTACGTCAACAATCCGCGGATCAACGGACGACCCATCCCGACGGTCGGCTCCGAGACCCCGAACCTTCAGGGCGACTTCTGGATCCAGAGCACTGACACGTTCATGCACCTGTTGCTGCCGACGATCAGCCTGATGCTGATCTCGTTCGCCGGCTACACGCGGTACGCCCGCGGCGGCATGCTCGAGACCCTCAACCAGGACTACATCCGGACGGCTCGCGCGAAGGGACTGCCTGAGCGAACCGTCGTCGTGCGGCACGCGTTCCGCAACTCCCTGATTCCGATCACCACGATCGTCGCGGCCGACGTCGGCGCTCTCATCGGGGGCGCGATCATCACCGAGCGCATCTTCGCGTTCAGCGGGATGGGAGCCCTGTTCAACAGCGGTCTCAACAACTCAGATCCCAATCCGGTGATGGCGTACTTCGTCGTGATCGCCGTCGTCGCGATCACCTTCAACTTCCTCGCCGACCTCGCGTACTCGGCACTAGACCCGAGAGTGAGGGTCAAGTGA
- a CDS encoding ABC transporter family substrate-binding protein produces MSEKTWRKRALAAGVGVSALTLVLAACSAPGGGDNEESAPEVVDTQIILAETNETTSFNPATPQSNLDINGKLWYATHETFAYINDQMEVVPNESFGTMEKVSDDPLTVTYTLNENAQWSDGTPVTTDDLLLGWASGSGYYDDATLDDEGTVTGGTQYFTIAGSTSGLSDTEVPEVSEDKKSLTLVYDVPYVDWNLQWLFDQDANPLPFHVVAEKAGVTSEEFMEALTSTPRGNPDAPVEPNATIKAVADVWNTGFDVTSLPDDESLYLSNGPFIVDSWEPTQSMTLKINENYKGDRDPAYSNLVFRFVGDSQAQVTALQNGEVDIINPQAGGDTLQLLESIDGIEILTGPQLSYDHVDLSHRGEWADPAVREAFMKIIPRQQIVDTVVKPINPDASVLNSQTFVTSQGAPYEKTVETNGSDAYAEVDVEGAKELLAGRTPTARILYNINNPNRVAAFEAIQATATEAGFKVEDIGREDWSAQLSSDIYDVSIFGWISPGVGNEDIPQIFASDGGSNFTGVSIPEVDELAAQIQQMTDPADVEEARIKVDQLLFEDFYGLPIFQSPGVEAHTDRISGVTFMANQTGPIWNFWEWTAEETAE; encoded by the coding sequence GTGTCTGAAAAGACGTGGCGCAAGCGCGCCCTTGCGGCGGGAGTCGGGGTCAGCGCGCTGACCCTCGTCCTTGCCGCGTGCTCGGCGCCAGGAGGCGGCGACAACGAGGAGTCCGCCCCCGAGGTGGTCGACACGCAGATCATCCTTGCCGAGACGAACGAGACGACGAGCTTTAACCCTGCCACCCCGCAGAGCAACCTCGACATCAACGGCAAGCTCTGGTACGCGACGCACGAGACCTTCGCCTACATCAACGACCAGATGGAAGTCGTGCCGAACGAGTCGTTCGGCACGATGGAGAAGGTCTCCGACGACCCGCTGACAGTCACGTACACCCTGAACGAGAACGCACAGTGGTCTGACGGCACGCCGGTGACTACCGACGACCTGCTTCTCGGCTGGGCTTCCGGTTCCGGGTACTACGACGACGCGACGCTCGATGACGAGGGCACCGTCACCGGCGGAACCCAGTACTTCACCATCGCAGGCTCGACGTCCGGACTCTCCGACACTGAGGTGCCCGAGGTGAGCGAAGACAAGAAGTCGCTGACGCTCGTCTACGACGTTCCTTACGTGGACTGGAACCTCCAGTGGCTCTTCGACCAAGACGCCAACCCGCTTCCCTTCCACGTCGTGGCTGAGAAGGCCGGCGTGACGTCGGAGGAGTTCATGGAGGCGCTCACCTCGACGCCCCGTGGCAATCCCGACGCCCCCGTCGAGCCGAACGCCACGATCAAGGCCGTCGCCGACGTCTGGAACACCGGCTTCGACGTGACGTCGCTTCCCGACGACGAGTCGCTCTACCTCTCGAACGGTCCGTTCATCGTCGATTCGTGGGAGCCCACCCAGTCGATGACGCTCAAGATCAACGAGAACTACAAGGGCGACCGTGACCCCGCGTACTCGAACCTGGTCTTCCGGTTCGTCGGTGACTCGCAGGCCCAGGTGACCGCGCTCCAGAACGGCGAGGTCGACATCATCAACCCGCAGGCGGGTGGCGACACGCTGCAGCTCCTCGAGAGCATCGACGGCATCGAGATCCTCACGGGTCCGCAACTCTCGTACGACCACGTGGATCTGTCCCACCGCGGCGAGTGGGCCGATCCCGCCGTCCGCGAGGCGTTCATGAAGATCATCCCGCGCCAGCAGATCGTCGACACCGTGGTGAAGCCGATCAACCCGGACGCCTCGGTCCTCAACTCGCAGACGTTCGTCACCTCGCAGGGCGCGCCTTACGAGAAGACCGTCGAGACGAACGGATCCGACGCGTACGCCGAGGTCGACGTCGAGGGCGCCAAGGAGCTCCTCGCCGGACGCACCCCCACGGCGCGCATCCTCTACAACATCAACAACCCGAACCGCGTCGCAGCGTTCGAGGCCATCCAGGCCACGGCGACCGAGGCCGGCTTCAAGGTGGAGGACATCGGTCGTGAGGACTGGAGCGCACAGCTCTCGAGCGACATCTACGACGTCTCGATCTTCGGGTGGATCTCGCCCGGTGTCGGCAACGAGGACATTCCGCAGATCTTCGCGTCGGACGGTGGGTCGAACTTCACGGGTGTGAGCATCCCCGAGGTCGATGAGCTCGCGGCTCAGATCCAGCAGATGACCGACCCGGCAGATGTCGAGGAGGCCCGCATCAAGGTGGACCAGCTGCTCTTCGAGGACTTCTACGGCCTGCCGATCTTCCAGAGCCCCGGCGTGGAAGCCCACACCGACCGGATCTCGGGCGTGACCTTCATGGCCAACCAGACCGGTCCGATCTGGAACTTCTGGGAGTGGACCGCTGAGGAGACGGCTGAGTAA
- a CDS encoding CPBP family intramembrane glutamic endopeptidase: MTPLTPPANSGVSTTLSPLSKYDRRRLTWEVWIVLAITVGQSAVYSVLSLVRKLLAPVPLGQQQTQVNPSRDAQAVWDILYQLLAVFFALALVALVVYLLWEPGSNALRRIGLDFSRFGGDLGRGILLAAVIGVPGLALYAAGRALGVTVAVVASPLDAAWWTVPLLVLSALRAGLTEEVIFIGYLFDRLRRFGWNDWAIILTSAALRGAYHAYQGIGAIVGNVVMGVVFGWCYRRWGRVMPLVIAHTLLDVVAFVGYPLAAALWPGVFAPIPTPTPTPTPTPTPAPAA; this comes from the coding sequence ATGACGCCGCTAACCCCTCCCGCAAACAGTGGGGTTTCCACTACGCTCTCGCCCCTCTCGAAGTACGACAGGCGCCGCCTGACCTGGGAGGTCTGGATCGTCCTGGCGATCACGGTCGGACAGTCCGCCGTGTACTCGGTGCTGTCGCTCGTGCGCAAGCTCCTCGCGCCGGTGCCGCTGGGCCAGCAGCAGACGCAGGTGAACCCTTCGCGTGACGCGCAGGCCGTCTGGGACATCCTGTACCAGCTGCTCGCCGTCTTCTTCGCACTCGCGCTCGTGGCGCTCGTCGTCTACCTCCTCTGGGAGCCGGGGAGCAACGCGCTGCGCCGCATCGGACTCGACTTCTCGAGGTTCGGCGGAGACCTCGGCCGCGGCATCCTTCTCGCCGCCGTCATCGGCGTGCCAGGCCTCGCTCTCTACGCGGCCGGTCGCGCGCTCGGCGTCACCGTCGCGGTGGTCGCGTCCCCTCTCGACGCGGCGTGGTGGACGGTGCCGCTGCTGGTGCTGTCGGCGTTGCGAGCCGGATTGACCGAGGAGGTCATCTTCATCGGCTACCTGTTCGACCGGCTGCGCCGGTTCGGCTGGAACGACTGGGCCATCATCCTGACCTCCGCCGCCCTGCGCGGCGCATATCACGCGTACCAGGGCATCGGTGCGATCGTCGGAAACGTCGTGATGGGCGTCGTCTTCGGCTGGTGCTACCGGCGCTGGGGCCGCGTCATGCCGCTCGTCATCGCGCACACGCTCCTCGACGTCGTCGCCTTCGTCGGGTATCCGCTCGCGGCCGCGCTGTGGCCCGGCGTCTTCGCCCCCATCCCCACGCCGACGCCCACACCCACCCCGACCCCGACGCCGGCCCCCGCAGCCTGA